In Flavobacteriales bacterium, the following proteins share a genomic window:
- a CDS encoding transposase, translating into GFNRLMRRVRKQASTHHELTFLMEATGVYHESPAYHLHGLKQRVCVVLPNSIKHYGISLGISSKTDPIDARLPARPGVEREHRLWTPPGKDLRKLRQLTRYVGQLKDQRTAIENL; encoded by the coding sequence GGATTTAACCGGTTGATGCGCCGGGTTCGTAAACAGGCTTCTACTCATCATGAGCTGACCTTCTTAATGGAAGCCACCGGAGTGTATCATGAATCGCCGGCCTACCACCTACATGGGCTAAAGCAACGCGTTTGCGTAGTGCTTCCTAACTCGATCAAGCACTACGGGATTAGCTTGGGAATTAGTAGTAAAACCGACCCTATAGATGCGCGGCTTCCGGCTCGACCGGGAGTTGAGAGAGAACATCGTTTGTGGACTCCTCCGGGCAAAGACCTTCGAAAGCTTCGTCAACTCACTCGCTATGTTGGTCAGCTTAAGGATCAGCGAACGGCTATTGAAAACCTCA